Proteins found in one Pseudochaenichthys georgianus chromosome 13, fPseGeo1.2, whole genome shotgun sequence genomic segment:
- the LOC117457818 gene encoding zinc finger protein 721-like gives MERLYSRYLLHSRLLYNHHHHRRRFGRRKKMAELQVDDNTSSRMTSSAEEETCKNPDRLYEEAEKSIIGEQLDQHQSTTMIGKPHTCDQCEKSFWGSGNLKIHKRTHTGEKPFTCDQCEKSFSQSGYLKVHQRIHTGEKRFTCDQCKKSFSHSGSLKIHQRTHTGEKPFTCDQCEKSFSISSNFKVHQRTHTGEKPFTCDQCEKSFWSSGTLKAHQRIHTGEKPFTCDQCEKSFSRSADLKTHLRTHTTEKPFTCDQCEKSFSQSGYLRMHQRTHTGEKPFTCDLCEKSFSRSGDLKVHQRTHTGEKSFTCDQCEKSFWSSGDLKVHHRTHTGEKPFTCDQCEKSFSQSGYLRIHQRTHTGEKPFTCDQCEKSFWSSGTLKVHQRTHTGEKPFTCDQCEKSFNKSGILKIHKLTHIEEKPYSCNQCEKNFRQSGHFKAHQRTHTGEKPFTCDQCEKSFTDSRSLKRHQRIHSFDQWKKEFSDSYSVKLHQPTHTGEKPDVGDQCEKSFSQSGDLRIHQRSHTGEKPFTCDQCEKRFSQSGHLRVHQRIHTGEKPYSCDQCDKSFSRSDLLKVHQRTHTGENPFTCDQCGKSFSRSGSLKRHQRTHTGEKPFTCDQCEKSFKDSRSVKRHQRIHSFDQCTHTREKPDICAPCEKSLREPDHMGEHLHYHTCSTSAKEQRSITFRNIKHINPTDLTTLINSYPNPPTSTHHADLVNHYNNCLSSSLTALAPLKTRKVSFTRSAPWFTSELRQLKTTGHRLERLCKSTGLSSHTQMYSDHLHFYKNALSNAKSSYYSNLISTALEYTISELIRKAKTTTCQLDPLTTTLVKACLPAISPMITDIINSSLNSGIVPTSLKLAAITPILKKPGTDPADLNHYRPISNLPFISKTLERVVATQLQSHLDTNNLHEPFQSGFCQKHSTETALVKITNDLLRAADSGLLTILILLDLSAAFGTISHPLLQDRLAGIGITGVALSWFSSYLTDRQQFMAELKVDDNTSRRMTSSAEEETCKNPDRLFDEGEKSIIGEQLDQHQSTAKIGKPHTCDQCEKSFWGSGNLTIHQRTHTGEKPFTCDQCEKSFIQSADLKVHLRTHTGEKPYSCNQCEKSFSYSSHFKVHQRTHTGEKPFTCDQCEKSFSGSGDLKIHQRTHTGEKPFTCDQCEKSFSGSGYLKIHQRIHTGEKPYSCDQCEKRFRQSGHLKIHKRTHTGENPFTCDQCGKSFSRSGYLKIHQRIHTGEKPYSCDQCEKSFMDSRSLKHHQIIHTGEKPFTCDQCEKSFLTSGNLKIHKHTHTGEKPFTCDQCEKSFSRSGNLKIHKRTHTGEYPFTCDQCGKSFSRSGYLKIHQRIHTGEKPYSCDQCEKSFKDSRSLKHHQIIHTGEKPFTCDQCEKSFRYSSHFKVHQRTHTGEKPFTCDQCEKSFNQSVYLKVHQRTHTGEKPYSCDQCEKSFKDSRSLKRHQRIHSFDQWKKEFSDSYSVKLHQPTHTGEKPDVCAPREKSFRKPDHMGEHLH, from the exons ATGGCTGAACTTCAGGTAGACGATAACACAAGCAGCAGAATGACTTCATCAGCAGAG GAAGAGACCTGCAAAAACCCAGATAGGCTTTATGAGGAGGCGGAGAAGAGTATCATTGGAGAACAGCTGGATCAACATCAGTCTACAACCATGATAGGAAAACCAcacacctgtgaccagtgtgagaagagtTTCTGGGGTTCAGGGAATTTGAAGATCCACAAACGtacccacactggagaaaaacctttcacctgtgaccagtgtgagaagagcTTTAGCCAGTCAGGCTATTTGAAGGTTCACCAGCGAATCCACACCGGAGAAAAACgtttcacctgtgaccagtgtaaGAAGAGCTTTAGCCATTCAGGCTCTTTGAAGATTCACCAGAgaacccacactggagaaaaacctttcacctgtgaccagtgtgagaagagcTTTAGTATCTCAAGCAATTTTAAGGTCCACCAGcgaacccacactggagaaaaacctttcacctgtgaccagtgtgagaagagtTTCTGGAGTTCAGGGACTTTGAAGGCCCACCAGCGaatccacactggagaaaaacctttcacctgtgaccagtgtgagaagagcTTTAGCCGGTCAGCCGATTTGAAGACTCACCTGCGAACCCACACTACAGAAAagcctttcacctgtgaccagtgtgagaagagcTTTAGCCAGTCAGGCTATTTGAGGATGCATCAGcgaacccacactggagaaaagcctttcacctgtgaccTGTGTGAGAAGAGCTTTAGCCGGTCAGGCGATTTGAAGGTCCACCAGcgaacccacactggagaaaagtctttcacctgtgaccagtgtgagaagagtTTCTGGAGTTCAGGCGATTTGAAGGTCCACCATcgaacccacactggagaaaaacctttcacctgtgaccagtgtgagaagagcTTTAGCCAGTCAGGCTATTTGAGGATCCACCAGcgaacccacactggagaaaagccTTTCACCTGTGATCAGTGTGAGAAGAGTTTCTGGAGTTCAGGGACTTTGAAGGTCCACCAGcgaacccacactggagaaaaacccttcacctgtgaccagtgtgagaagagcTTTAACAAGTCAGGCATTTTGAAGATTCACAAACTTACCCACATTGAAGAGAAACCCTACTCCTGTAACCAGTGTGAGAAGAACTTTAGGCAGTCAGGCCATTTTAAGGCCCACCAGcgaacccacactggagaaaaacctttcacctgtgaccagtgtgagaagagtTTCACGGACTCACGCTCATTGAAGCGCCACCAGCGAATCCACTCCTTTGACCAGTGGAAGAAAGAGTTCAGTGACTCATACAGTGTGAAGCTCCACCAGCCtacccacactggagaaaaacctgacgtcggtgaccagtgtgagaagagcTTTAGCCAGTCAGGCGATTTGAGGATCCACCAGCGAAgccacactggagaaaagcctttcacctgtgaccagtgtgagaagagaTTTAGTCAGTCAGGCCATTTAAGGGTCCACCAGAGAATCCACACTGGAGAGAAACCCTActcctgtgaccagtgtgataAGAGTTTTAGCAGGTCAGACTTATTGAAGGTCCACCAGcgaacccacactggagaaaatcctttcacctgtgaccagtgtgggaAGAGCTTTAGCCGGTCAGGCTCTTTGAAGCGCCACCAGCGAACCCACACTGGCGAAAaacctttcacctgtgaccagtgtgagaaaagTTTCAAGGACTCACGCTCAGTGAAGCGCCACCAGCGAATCCACTCCTTTGACCAGTGTACCCACACTAGAGAAAAACCTGACATCTGTGCTCCCTGTGAGAAGAGTCTCAGAGAACCAGACCACATGGGAGAACACCTTCACTA TCACACCTGTTCCACCTCAG CCAAAGAACAACGGTCCATCACCTTCAGAAACATTAAACACATTAACCCCACAGATCTCACCACTCTGATTAATTCCTACCCCAATCCTCCAACATCCACCCACCATGCTGACCTGGTAAATCACTATAATAACTGTCTCTCCTCTTCCCTCACTGCCCTGGCTCCCCTGAAAACTCGCAAAGTTTCATTCACCCGCTCCGCCCCCTGGTTCACCTCTGAGCTACGTCAGCTCAAAACAACTGGCCACCGACTGGAGCGGCTGTGCAAGAGCACCGGACTCTCAAGTCACACGCAAATGTATTCGGATCACCTTCACTTCTACAAGAACGCGCTTTCCAATGCCAAGTCCTCATATTACTCCAACCTCATCAGCACTG CATTGGAATACACCATCTCAGAGCTCATCCGTAAAGCTAAAACCACCACCTGTCAGCTTGATCCTCTTACCACCACCCTGGTCAAGGCTTGCCTACCAGCCATATCACCCATGATCACTGACATAATTAACTCCTCCCTCAACTCTGGAATTGTACCCACCTCCCTCAAACTGGCTGCAATCACTCCCATCCTCAAAAAACCCGGTACTGACCCAGCCGATCTAAACCACTACAGGCCCATCTCCAACCTACCCTTCATTTCCAAGACCCTTGAGAGGGTGGTTGCCACACAGCTTCAGTCCCATCTTGACACAAACAACCTCCATGAACCCTTCCAATCTGGTTTCTGCCAAAAACAcagtactgaaacagccctggttaaaatcaccaacgacCTCCTCCGTGCAGCTGACTCCGGACTTCTCACCATCCTCATTCTCCTTGACCTCAGTGCTGCATTCGGTACCATCTCTCACCCACTACTCCAGGACCGCCTGGCTGGCATTGGGATCACTGGTGTTGCGCTCTCCTGGTTCTCATCATACCTCACTGACAGACAACAGTTT ATGGCTGAACTTAAGGTAGACGATAACACAAGCAGAAGAATGACTTCATCAGCAGAG GAAGAGACCTGCAAAAACCCAGATAGACTTTTTGATGAGGGGGAGAAGAGTATCATCGGAGAACAGCTGGATCAACATCAGTCCACAGCCAAGATAGGAAAACCAcacacctgtgaccagtgtgagaagagtTTTTGGGGTTCAGGGAATTTGACGATCCACCAGcgaacccacactggagaaaaacctttcacctgtgaccagtgtgagaagagcTTTATCCAGTCAGCCGATTTGAAGGTTCACCTGcgaacccacactggagaaaaaccctaCTCCTGCAACCAGTGTGAGAAGAGCTTTAGCTACTCAAGCCATTTTAAGGTCCACCAGcgaacccacactggagaaaaacctttcacttgtgaccagtgtgagaagagcTTTAGCGGGTCAGGCGATTTGAAGATTCACCAGcgaacccacactggagaaaaacctttcacctgtgaccagtgtgagaagagtTTTAGCGGGTCAGGCTATTTGAAGATTCACCAGAGaatccacactggagaaaaaccctactcctgtgaccagtgtgagaagagaTTTAGGCAGTCAGGCCATTTGAAGATTCACAAGcgaacccacactggagaaaatcctttcacctgtgaccagtgtgggaAGAGCTTTAGCCGGTCAGGCTATTTGAAGATTCACCAGAGAATCCACACGGGAGAAAAACCCTActcctgtgaccagtgtgagaaaagTTTCATGGACTCACGCTCATTGAAGCACCACCAGATaatccacactggagaaaagcctttcacctgtgaccagtgtgagaagagtTTCTTGACTTCAGGCAATTTGAAAATTCACAAACAtacccacactggagaaaaacctttcacctgtgaccagtgtgagaagagcTTTAGCCGGTCAGGCAATTTGAAGATTCACAAGCGGACCCACACTGGAGAATAtcctttcacctgtgaccagtgtgggaAGAGCTTTAGCCGGTCAGGCTATTTGAAGATTCACCAGAGAATCCACACGGGAGAAAAACCCTActcctgtgaccagtgtgagaaaagTTTCAAGGACTCACGCTCATTGAAGCACCACCAGATaatccacactggagaaaagcctttcacctgtgaccagtgtgagaagagcTTTAGATACTCAAGCCATTTTAAGGTCCACCAGcgaacccacactggagaaaaacctttcacttgtgaccagtgtgagaagagcTTTAACCAGTCAGTCTATTTGAAGGTCCATCAGcgaacccacactggagaaaaaccctactcctgtgaccagtgtgagaaaagTTTCAAGGACTCACGCTCATTGAAGCGCCACCAGCGAATCCACTCCTTTGACCAGTGGAAGAAAGAGTTCAGTGACTCATACAGTGTGAAGCTCCACCAGCCtacccacactggagaaaaacctgacGTCTGTGCTCCCCGTGAGAAGAGTTTCAGAAAACCAGACCACATGGGAGAACACCTTCACTAG